The following proteins are encoded in a genomic region of Nicotiana sylvestris chromosome 4, ASM39365v2, whole genome shotgun sequence:
- the LOC138890117 gene encoding uncharacterized protein, with protein METRRAVADFVVLFENMAGGNNELRERLTKLEALVGNVPDGEEFQTLMTRLAYLEAELARLSQENADLRTETVVLRRAVGEDAPQRGAERLKVRIPEPKAFSGARSARELENFLWDMEQYFHAIRVQDEMEKVTLTSMYLSEDAKLWWRTRVAEDESLGRPKIESWERLKKELKDQFLPSNTSWIARDKLKKLKHTGSVRAYVKEFTSLMLSISNMSEEDKLHNFMSGLQQWAQLELRRQNIQSLASAVAAADALGDFHLSDETSTSKSNDGKKDKAKEWKKCENGNANEDKGKGKQEAGTSKSKEKGSKFSGCFLCDGPHRARDCPNKAVLHAMTAAEKRAALEAPYSDKQTVGVNAIVAEEKRGQGALIVNPLGLLH; from the coding sequence ATGGAGACACGACGGGCTGTGGCAGATTTCGTGGTCTTGTTCGAGAACATGGCTGGTGGTAACAATGAACTGCGGGAAAGGCTAACGAAACTGGAAGCATTGGTGGGAAATGTTCCTGATGGTGAAGAATTTCAGACCCTTATGACAAGGCTTGCCTACCTTGAGGCAGAATTGGCAAGGCTAAGTCAAGAGAATGCGGATCTGAGGACGGAAACAGTGGTGCTACGACGTGCTGTGGGCGAGGATGCTCCTCAACGTGGTGCTGAACGTCTCAAGGTGAGAATTCCTGAACCTAAGGCATTTAGTGGTGCAAGGAGTGCACGTGAGTTGGAGAATTTTCTTTGGGATATGGAGCAGTACTTTCATGCTATTCGTGTGCAAGACGAGATGGAGAAAGTAACCTTGACTAGCATGTATTTGAGTGAAGATGCTAAGTTATGGTGGCGCACTCGTGTGGCTGAAGATGAAAGTTTGGGTAGACCAAAGATTGAGTCGTGGGAGCGGCTTaaaaaggaattgaaggatcagttCCTTCCTAGTAATACATCTTGGATTGCTAGGGACAAACTGAAAAAGTTGAAACACACCGGATCAGTTAGAGCATATGTGAAAGAGTTCACATCTTTGATGCTGAGCATCAGCAACATGTCGGAAGAAGACAAGTTGCACAACTTCATGAGCGGGCTGCAACAGTGGGCACAACTCGAGTTGCGAAGGCAGAATATTCAAAGCCTTGCAAGTGCTGTGGCTGCGGCTGATGCATTGGGCGATTTTCACTTGAGTGATGAGACTTCTACTTCAAAGTCCAACGACGGAAAGAAGGACAAGGCAAAGGAGTGGAAGAAATGTGAAAATGGAAATGCAAATGAAGACAAGGGGAAGGGAAAACAAGAAGCTGGAACTTCAAAGAGCAAGGAGAAGGGCAGCAAATTCAGTGGTTGTTTCCTTTGTGATGGACCACATCGAGCGAGGGACTGTCCGAACAAGGCAGTGTTACATGCCATGACTGCCGCGGAGAAGAGGGCTGCATTGGAGGCGCCGTACAGTGACAAACAAACTGTTGGTGTCAATGCAATTGTAGCTGAAGAGAAACGGGGTCAAGGTGCGTTGATTGTCAACCCCTTGGGACTCTTACATTGA